The Methanomethylovorans hollandica DSM 15978 genome includes a region encoding these proteins:
- a CDS encoding right-handed parallel beta-helix repeat-containing protein — MATTVSSSAELIAALARGGTIEIEPGTYSIRRAAIAKSDTALVAADQTKKPVLQMAASHPSAPMLSGYNVDGVEFEDLILDGNFSKQPGAIRGRSELALCWLRNSDDVSMQNCLLRNGASDGLKLTTSDGAKILNNTVAHLGHDAFYFMYGCDNGVYAGNNVMTRTNSGGRWSYGAAGWDIHDNEIWSEIEPWSTGPGLEFDKRMFVKMKIHGNNFHTLNGSGIWLLGDIASCDKVSIYENTFDFVGRYYNNDLKYNGYSNAGIAGAGFDGVEIRDNMFKNLMYCIEMSEALYPISGNYRWNFNNNTVSNCRYGFRIDQARGSIRGSGNKLTGITTYSHNLKGTLNLVAPTSPVENAEPIDSGEVIQTILSVVDSAGKIGTQTIDIKTSAVAPRNSTLSLATVKLSVDGRYGTRNVEFLVSTASPETKLQTAVTGTDLLVSLTLKRKASSGSVQFLLPTLEASAGYNELKIRTADGRYGEAKLNIVLAEPPTPEPEPEPAIEPTPVENNIHFTLSVDTRNQRLYVNEKVGTSKIKTEGDGITGYLKLRTADNYYIEIPISGTMVKG, encoded by the coding sequence ATGGCGACAACAGTATCAAGCAGCGCAGAACTTATAGCAGCCCTTGCAAGGGGCGGCACTATCGAGATAGAACCAGGTACGTACTCTATCAGAAGAGCAGCTATAGCAAAATCAGATACAGCACTGGTAGCAGCAGACCAAACAAAGAAGCCAGTGCTGCAAATGGCAGCCAGTCATCCGTCTGCTCCTATGCTCTCTGGGTACAATGTAGACGGAGTAGAGTTTGAGGATCTTATCTTAGACGGGAATTTCTCCAAACAGCCAGGGGCAATTAGAGGCAGGTCTGAGCTGGCGCTGTGCTGGCTAAGGAATAGTGATGACGTATCTATGCAAAACTGCCTGCTCCGTAATGGTGCAAGCGATGGGCTGAAACTTACAACCAGCGATGGGGCAAAGATCCTCAACAATACCGTAGCTCATCTGGGTCACGATGCTTTCTATTTCATGTATGGGTGTGATAATGGAGTCTATGCAGGCAACAACGTAATGACCAGAACCAACTCGGGCGGCCGCTGGTCTTACGGTGCAGCAGGTTGGGATATTCACGATAATGAGATATGGTCTGAGATAGAGCCCTGGAGCACAGGGCCGGGCCTTGAGTTCGACAAGCGGATGTTCGTGAAGATGAAGATTCACGGCAATAACTTCCACACGCTCAACGGCTCAGGCATCTGGCTATTAGGGGATATAGCAAGCTGTGATAAGGTATCTATCTACGAAAATACTTTTGATTTTGTGGGCAGGTACTACAACAATGATCTCAAATACAATGGCTACAGCAATGCAGGAATAGCAGGAGCAGGTTTTGATGGAGTAGAAATAAGGGACAACATGTTCAAAAACTTGATGTACTGTATAGAGATGTCTGAAGCTCTGTACCCAATCTCGGGTAATTACAGATGGAATTTCAATAATAATACTGTCAGTAATTGCCGCTATGGGTTTAGGATAGATCAGGCAAGAGGTTCGATCAGAGGCTCAGGAAACAAACTTACGGGTATAACCACATACTCGCATAATCTGAAAGGAACGCTCAACCTAGTGGCTCCTACGAGCCCAGTAGAGAACGCTGAGCCGATTGATTCAGGAGAAGTAATACAAACCATCCTCTCAGTTGTGGACTCTGCTGGGAAAATAGGAACTCAAACTATCGATATCAAGACTTCTGCTGTAGCTCCTCGCAATAGTACTCTATCCTTAGCTACTGTCAAACTGTCCGTAGATGGAAGGTACGGTACAAGGAACGTAGAGTTTCTTGTATCTACAGCTTCCCCAGAAACGAAGCTACAGACAGCCGTCACCGGAACAGATCTATTGGTCTCACTGACACTCAAAAGAAAAGCGTCAAGCGGGTCAGTACAATTCCTCCTGCCTACACTTGAAGCATCTGCAGGATACAACGAGCTCAAAATCAGGACGGCAGACGGACGATATGGAGAAGCGAAACTTAATATAGTGTTAGCTGAACCTCCTACACCAGAGCCGGAACCTGAGCCAGCGATAGAGCCTACTCCAGTAGAGAACAATATACACTTTACGTTAAGCGTAGATACCAGGAACCAGCGGCTCTATGTCAATGAAAAAGTAGGTACTTCTAAAATAAAAACAGAAGGGGATGGCATAACCGGGTATCTCAAACTCAGAACGGCTGATAATTATTATATTGAGATACCCATATCGGGAACGATGGTAAAGGGGTAA
- a CDS encoding DUF2341 domain-containing protein, giving the protein MAYPGWKYKGHVTFADTAKAKEVQALVYIYYQTGMNSDFSDLRFAATDGTPLPYYFDYATAGSVARVWVRVPAGQTTINFYYGNAAATSESSGANTFFIFDEFNDANWADNWSGDTASWTASGSLLKCSTSGKKIYRAVSGGLDDKAIYASIVTKANTNLKFGIVFRASWGEVQFTRSYTSSYPRRWSDGTYVSGSSPLWSDNTAAVDRVDIFSTKAATKYYVGNTSWTAITGPNTHTAMLSAAGQFGLYAYAPNTYQYVRWVRVQSSATLLNYTVTVDGANKEDIIESFSLHITPSHGFTGKHYATRAVTIIPEVTPYETGLVLSPTAEIKDYLTASTGITVTPSTVAVNDSLYASTDVYVTPAADPLIEGMDLDQYPWTALTVRKSIADAMWQMDIKFEGHTVPPTQRRIFYDVLDIYGDVNRIFAGIIPEPDYVISDAANKTSVVAYDYAYYLSRQLVPYDETTIKLVTAYPTWGDWIEHLLEGTGITAYRIAAGPTTTAEFSLTPKTTKMQAIKKIADYLGYLFLVSWDGDDAIAYFIDPANIDEPTAGLDLPAQYDVYHTDGTLVGIPSAKPVSEKTYNRIIVRGRDPVNNVYLTSVAETDRLTGGYEYAREYYEESLNYTTQAICDTRAAFLLAGLSTELYTVRATFKLRHDFRLWQKIRFLGDGFPAAVTNMGVMRIVNISHSIQEADSTVTIECTVDQDISLISELADVFDSNTVSETVGIVDNKFSTQAEIQAGTITAINGTTATVLLENGNTIQARLLE; this is encoded by the coding sequence ATGGCTTATCCAGGCTGGAAGTATAAAGGGCATGTGACTTTTGCAGATACAGCAAAAGCTAAAGAGGTGCAGGCGCTTGTATACATTTATTACCAGACTGGGATGAATTCTGATTTTAGTGACCTCCGTTTTGCTGCAACAGACGGTACTCCACTGCCGTATTATTTTGACTATGCTACGGCTGGATCAGTGGCAAGAGTTTGGGTCAGAGTTCCAGCCGGACAGACAACAATCAATTTCTATTATGGGAATGCTGCAGCTACATCAGAATCAAGCGGAGCCAACACATTCTTCATATTCGATGAATTCAATGATGCGAACTGGGCGGACAACTGGTCCGGCGATACTGCCTCGTGGACTGCATCGGGCAGCCTGCTCAAGTGCAGCACGTCCGGCAAGAAAATCTATAGAGCGGTATCCGGTGGACTCGATGACAAGGCTATCTATGCAAGCATAGTCACAAAAGCTAATACTAATTTGAAATTTGGTATAGTGTTCAGGGCTTCCTGGGGAGAAGTCCAATTTACCAGGTCTTATACTTCCTCCTATCCTCGCAGATGGTCGGATGGTACGTATGTGTCCGGCTCATCTCCTCTATGGTCTGACAATACAGCAGCAGTGGACAGAGTAGATATATTCAGTACAAAAGCTGCCACTAAATATTATGTGGGAAATACTTCCTGGACAGCAATTACAGGCCCAAATACCCATACTGCTATGCTGTCTGCTGCTGGCCAATTTGGTTTATACGCCTATGCTCCCAATACGTACCAATACGTACGGTGGGTCAGGGTGCAGTCCTCTGCTACACTACTGAACTATACTGTGACAGTAGACGGTGCGAACAAAGAGGACATTATAGAATCGTTCAGCCTGCACATCACTCCGTCCCACGGGTTCACCGGGAAACACTATGCAACCCGGGCAGTAACAATTATACCCGAGGTGACTCCATACGAGACAGGGCTAGTGCTGTCTCCTACTGCGGAAATCAAGGACTACCTGACAGCGTCCACGGGGATCACTGTAACCCCTTCAACAGTAGCAGTCAATGACTCTCTCTATGCCTCAACTGATGTTTACGTTACTCCTGCTGCCGATCCATTGATAGAGGGCATGGACCTGGATCAGTATCCCTGGACTGCTCTTACTGTCCGCAAATCTATAGCAGATGCGATGTGGCAAATGGATATCAAATTTGAGGGGCATACTGTACCACCTACTCAGCGTAGGATATTCTACGATGTGCTAGACATATACGGGGACGTCAACCGGATATTTGCAGGTATCATACCTGAACCAGATTATGTAATATCGGACGCAGCAAATAAAACAAGTGTAGTTGCTTACGATTATGCGTATTATCTGAGCAGGCAGCTAGTCCCATACGATGAAACCACGATCAAGCTAGTCACTGCGTATCCTACCTGGGGGGATTGGATAGAGCATCTCCTAGAGGGCACAGGGATCACAGCGTATAGGATAGCGGCAGGGCCTACCACTACAGCAGAGTTTTCCCTTACTCCCAAAACAACCAAGATGCAGGCCATCAAAAAGATAGCGGACTATCTAGGCTATCTATTCCTAGTCTCCTGGGATGGGGACGATGCTATAGCATATTTCATAGACCCAGCTAACATAGATGAGCCTACTGCAGGGCTTGATCTTCCTGCTCAATACGATGTGTACCACACAGACGGGACGCTTGTAGGCATCCCCTCTGCAAAACCAGTGTCTGAGAAAACGTACAATAGAATAATCGTTAGGGGCAGAGACCCTGTAAACAATGTGTACCTGACCTCAGTAGCAGAGACAGACAGGCTGACAGGAGGCTATGAGTACGCAAGAGAGTATTACGAGGAGTCACTGAACTACACTACTCAGGCTATCTGCGATACTCGGGCAGCTTTCCTGCTTGCTGGGCTGTCTACTGAATTGTATACGGTCAGAGCAACATTCAAGCTTAGGCATGATTTTAGGTTATGGCAAAAAATAAGGTTCCTCGGTGATGGTTTTCCGGCCGCTGTAACCAATATGGGAGTAATGAGGATAGTCAACATCTCGCACTCAATCCAGGAAGCAGACTCCACGGTCACTATAGAGTGTACGGTAGATCAGGATATCTCTCTTATCTCTGAACTTGCAGATGTGTTCGATTCAAACACAGTATCCGAAACAGTAGGAATAGTAGACAATAAATTCTCTACTCAGGCAGAGATCCAAGCAGGCACTATAACAGCCATTAACGGCACTACTGCTACGGTATTACTTGAGAACGGAAATACAATACAAGCGAGGCTGCTAGAATGA
- a CDS encoding phage tail fiber protein, translating into MAILTNAGKVAAAKLLNGVDSVPAFTYIAIGSGSTAEAATQTQLVTEITANGGARAAATCSYVASNTAKWEKEFAFTGDVTIREFGVFSASSGGTMLVRHLLAAGKAYENGEKALVSISAVIS; encoded by the coding sequence ATGGCAATACTAACTAACGCAGGCAAAGTGGCAGCTGCAAAGCTGCTCAATGGTGTGGATTCTGTACCAGCATTCACCTATATCGCAATCGGTAGCGGCAGCACAGCAGAGGCAGCAACACAGACGCAGCTAGTGACCGAGATCACAGCAAACGGAGGAGCAAGAGCGGCGGCTACCTGTTCCTATGTGGCATCGAATACAGCCAAATGGGAGAAGGAGTTCGCCTTCACAGGCGACGTAACTATAAGAGAGTTTGGGGTATTCTCTGCCTCATCTGGAGGAACTATGCTTGTACGTCACCTGTTAGCAGCAGGCAAGGCTTATGAGAACGGGGAAAAGGCTCTTGTATCAATTAGTGCTGTAATATCCTAA
- a CDS encoding tyrosine-type recombinase/integrase, whose translation MDKAELAEDLAVQEWKRSISPAPTTWASYCQILLQYCRWTQKTPSEMLEEAERERNLQRRLQTHRAELLRYKEYLEEQGKAPKTVRKFIDVMRSFYNTFDINVNVGKLKRAAPREEHTKIPSIEDIRKVLEVVGPLERALLLVGCSSGLGANEITNLKISQFREGYDSETGLAMLYIRREKAQYDHVTFLSPEASRAVQQYLAWRDVPPISKNKDVVAAYQKRRTTDDGYLFVKGHIPAAYLETQDEELRKYSRTSFAEVYREMQHIIESKKGAGQWGLIRSHNMRKVFYSALINAGCDSMIAEYFMGHTLDATRTAYFRASPDKLRDLYIQYVPALTIQEAVDLESSEEYQRMKDENQAYAATKGKDSLKVDMALSEVERLEREIHALKAWVEVRDIITQAKLRKSK comes from the coding sequence ATGGATAAAGCCGAACTAGCCGAAGATCTAGCTGTGCAGGAATGGAAGCGGTCTATTTCCCCCGCCCCTACAACATGGGCTTCATATTGTCAGATCCTATTACAGTATTGCAGATGGACCCAGAAAACACCTAGCGAGATGCTAGAGGAAGCAGAGAGAGAGCGAAACTTACAGCGTAGGCTCCAGACCCATAGAGCAGAATTGCTGAGGTACAAAGAGTACCTGGAAGAGCAGGGCAAAGCGCCTAAGACTGTAAGAAAATTCATAGATGTAATGCGCTCTTTCTACAATACTTTTGATATCAATGTCAATGTAGGCAAGCTCAAAAGAGCTGCTCCCAGGGAAGAGCATACAAAGATCCCTAGTATAGAGGATATAAGAAAAGTCCTTGAGGTTGTGGGCCCACTGGAACGGGCTCTTCTCCTGGTAGGCTGTAGCTCTGGGTTAGGTGCTAATGAAATAACTAACCTCAAAATATCGCAGTTCAGAGAAGGGTACGACTCGGAGACCGGGCTCGCTATGCTATATATCAGGAGAGAAAAGGCTCAGTACGATCATGTTACTTTCTTAAGCCCGGAGGCTTCCAGAGCAGTACAACAGTACCTAGCGTGGAGAGACGTGCCGCCTATCTCCAAAAACAAAGATGTAGTCGCAGCATATCAAAAGAGACGGACAACTGATGACGGATACCTCTTTGTCAAGGGACATATACCTGCAGCATATCTTGAGACGCAGGATGAAGAGCTGCGCAAGTATAGCCGCACTTCTTTTGCAGAAGTGTATAGGGAGATGCAGCATATCATTGAGAGTAAGAAAGGAGCGGGCCAGTGGGGGCTCATCCGCTCTCATAACATGCGCAAGGTCTTTTACTCTGCTCTGATTAACGCAGGCTGTGACTCGATGATAGCAGAGTATTTTATGGGCCACACATTAGACGCTACACGAACAGCATATTTTAGGGCATCGCCCGACAAGCTGCGGGATCTCTACATACAGTACGTGCCAGCACTTACGATACAGGAAGCCGTAGACCTCGAAAGCTCAGAGGAATATCAAAGGATGAAGGATGAGAATCAAGCCTATGCAGCTACAAAAGGGAAGGACTCACTTAAGGTAGATATGGCATTAAGTGAGGTTGAGAGGCTCGAAAGAGAAATACATGCCCTCAAAGCATGGGTAGAAGTGAGGGATATTATCACACAAGCTAAGCTAAGAAAGAGCAAGTAA